Part of the Chloracidobacterium thermophilum B genome is shown below.
GGCGTTTCGGCTCCGACCGGTACTTCTGCACCATTGCTTCCCGCTCGGCCGGCAGTCCCAGCCGCGCCAGGACATCCACTGGCTGCGGGTCAACCAACTCACGCGGATACTCCACCTTTTCCAGAAACAGGCCCGAAGCCGGGGCCGTCAACTGCGCGATGGTCTCATTCGGCTGCGCCCGCCGCAGCGCCAGCCGGATGTCCTCCACCGTCAGCTTTCCAGCGCCGACGGCCACCAGCGCCCCGACAATCCGGCGTACCATCCGCCATAAAAAGTGCGACGCGCCAATCCGCACGACCATCATCCCCGGCCGCAGGTTCACGGTCAGCTCATGCACATCCACGAGCTTTGATTCCGTCCGGGCCCGCTCGTCGCGCGTCAGGCTGTGGTCAACTGGGCCCTTCTGGGAAAACGCCGTGAAGTCGTGAAAACCCCGCAGGACTTCCGCTGCCGCGCGCATCTTTTCCACATCGAGCCGGTCCCGCACCCACCAGATGTACTTTTTTGCAAAGGCCATCCGCCGCAACGCAATCTGGTAGAGGTAATAGCGCGCAATGGCGTCGTGCCGCGCGTGAAAACTCAGCGGGGCCGGTGCGACATCAAGAACGCAAATATCGCTCGGTAGCGCGTCATTGACCCGGTGACGCAGTTCATCCGGGTCCAAGCGCGTTACCGTTCGCAGGTGGGCAACCTGCCCCAGCGCATGCACACCGGCATCCGTCCGCCCGGCCCCGCCCAGGTCAAGCGCCGGGTCGCCAAGCACTTCGCTCAATGCCCGGCGCAACTCTCCGGCAACCGTACGCACCTGACGCTGTTCCTGCCATCCGGCATACCGTGAGCCGTCGTACTCGATGGTCAACCGATAGGCATAGCGTGACGGTTGGGCAACCTTCCCATTCTTCTCTGGCCTGGACATCATTTCCTGACTTTCCGGCGCG
Proteins encoded:
- the truA gene encoding tRNA pseudouridine(38-40) synthase TruA, whose product is MMSRPEKNGKVAQPSRYAYRLTIEYDGSRYAGWQEQRQVRTVAGELRRALSEVLGDPALDLGGAGRTDAGVHALGQVAHLRTVTRLDPDELRHRVNDALPSDICVLDVAPAPLSFHARHDAIARYYLYQIALRRMAFAKKYIWWVRDRLDVEKMRAAAEVLRGFHDFTAFSQKGPVDHSLTRDERARTESKLVDVHELTVNLRPGMMVVRIGASHFLWRMVRRIVGALVAVGAGKLTVEDIRLALRRAQPNETIAQLTAPASGLFLEKVEYPRELVDPQPVDVLARLGLPAEREAMVQKYRSEPKRRSPPRPARPGRP